The window CCGGTAGCCTTCCTCGGAAAGCTTGACCGCTTCGGGGATCTCGTACTCCCCTTTCGGCAGGCCGGACAGGCACCCGTACAGGTTGGATCCGGAAGCGGACAGTGCATCGACCTCTCCCTTCTGAAGCGCTTCCGTCGCCTTTCTGGAATCGGTAAAGAAATAGCAGACCGCGCCCGGAACCTGCGCCTTGATCTCGCGCTCGGCTGCCGATCCCGGGCCGACGCCGACCTTCTTGCCTTCCAGCGCCTTGATCGTCGAAACCGTCCCGGTCTTCGCGAGGACCCGTTGCGACATGCGGAAATAGGGCTGGCTGAAGTCGGCGAGCTTTCCACGGTCCGGTGTCGCGGTGACCGTGGCGGCGACGAGGTCGACGTTTCCGTCGAGCAACTCAGGAATCCAACTGGTGGAGGTGACGGTCTTCAGGCGCAACTTGACGTCGAGCCGCTTCGCGATCGCCGTCGCCAAGTCGATATCCACGCCGACCGTTTCGCCCGTGTCCCGGTTGATGAAGCCGAACGGAGGCGCGTCGTCGCGGACTCCGACGATCAGGACGCCCCGGCTTCGTACATCCTGAAGCGTATCCGCGCTCCAGGCGTAATGGTTGACGGCGAGCATCGCCACTAAAGCCATCAGGATCGCCATTCGGACCTTCATTATCCTTCCCTCCCGGTTATCTGCATATCCGCCCATTAGGTGCCGCTAGGCCCGCTACGGATTCGTTCCCGAATACCCTTTTCGTGTGCTACCTTACGGGGTTGAATTACACCTGATAACCGGAGCCGGGAACCATGATGCCGATTGCCGACCGCAAGGGCCTGACCGCGATAATCCTCTTCCTCGCACTTTCACTCCCGTCCTTCGCCGCCAAGGATGCTCCCTTG is drawn from Candidatus Deferrimicrobiaceae bacterium and contains these coding sequences:
- a CDS encoding transporter substrate-binding domain-containing protein, translated to MKVRMAILMALVAMLAVNHYAWSADTLQDVRSRGVLIVGVRDDAPPFGFINRDTGETVGVDIDLATAIAKRLDVKLRLKTVTSTSWIPELLDGNVDLVAATVTATPDRGKLADFSQPYFRMSQRVLAKTGTVSTIKALEGKKVGVGPGSAAEREIKAQVPGAVCYFFTDSRKATEALQKGEVDALSASGSNLYGCLSGLPKGEYEIPEAVKLSEEGYRMAVRRGDARLLEFVNATLTELNGNDGLRKILDRWFQGKGNEQGTIAASRSVQSAGVVTRVAQTNKRFLVLPISGRFRPAAEVSIFDPSGNLVGHGKVSGIYEEETYIDAGDVGNGVIQPGFVVAMNISDDEVNKVIASHKGVIDQIRIDAKAEEERITREAGNEFERAKKEREQYQTDITKTKMMLDYQYSDQYYGYYGYPFR